From one Dermacentor silvarum isolate Dsil-2018 chromosome 3, BIME_Dsil_1.4, whole genome shotgun sequence genomic stretch:
- the LOC119443682 gene encoding uncharacterized protein LOC119443682: MMTGPGQQQQLQNEDRKTKGQQQQPTRQQPQQASRKSAEKQNSTSSAGTDTKDVLLQLKEELIDTAPNQGENIILALDIKGAFDNVSHQAILDVLAAALHCGQRTYSYVQAFLSDHTATVALGSICSNITKVHNKGTPQGSAISPLLFNLANVGLAHELHRIDGIHHAMHADDITIWATRVCLGEKDHNLQKAATCVEQYVQARGLACATEKSELLRIWQHKPPHTAQKDPGYSLRVVVAGQQIPEKTTIRILGIWIQSNLHVNHTLSILRTTTLKVARMISRVATRRHGMREEGTLKLIRSLVDQVEAMLRKAYKAALKLPLGTPTSKLLALGLHNTYAELCEAQLATQLQQTCTNTTGLRTTTTSQLYRPAP, from the exons GACctggccagcagcaacagctgcaGAACGAGGACCGGAAGACCAAGGGGCAACAGCAGCAGCCCACACGCCAACAGCCCCAGCAGGCCTCCCGCAAGTCTGCCGAGAAGCAAAATTCCACTTCTTCAGCCGGCACCGATACCAag GATGTACTGCTTCAACTAAAAGAAGAACTCATTGACACTGCCCCAAACCAAGGAGAAAATATCATTCTGGCCTTGGACATCAAGGGCGCCTTTGATAATGTGAGCCATCAAGCCATTCTCGACGTCCTCGCTGCTGCCCTTCACTGCGGACAGCGCACCTACAGTTATGTTCAGGCATTCCTGTCGGACCACACCGCCACGGTCGCTCTCGGGTCAATCTGCTCAAACATCACCAAGGTTCACAACAAGGGCACCCCTCAGGGCTCAGCAatctccccgctactgttcaacTTAGCCAATGTTGGTCTTGCGCACGAACTCCATCGCATTGATGGCATCCATCACGCAATGCacgcggatgacatcacaatctgggCTACGCGGGTGTGCCTTGGAGAAAAAGATCATAACTTGCAGAAAGCAGCCACCTGCGTCGAACAATACGTACAGGCACGTGGCCTGGCCTGTGCAACCGAGAAGTCTGAACTCCTGAGAATCTGGCAACACAAGCCCCCCCATACGGCGCAGAAGGACCCAGGCTACAGCCTGCGCGTCGTTGTCGCCGGCCAACAAATCCCAGAGAAAACCACCATCCGTATATTGGGAATTTGGATCCAGTCAAACCTCCATGTGAATCACACCCTCAGTATCCTCCGCACTACCACATTGAAGGTTGCCCGAATGATATCCCGGGTCGCCACTCGTCGCCACGGTATGCGCGAAGAGGGCACCCTGAAACTCATACGCAGCCTCGTG GACCAAGTGGAAGCCATGCTCCGGAAGGCCTATAAGGCGGCACTCAAGCTACCCCTGGGCACTCCCACGAGCAAGCTCCTCGCATTGGGTCTGCACAACACCTATGCAGAACTTTGCGAAGCGCAACTCGCCACGCAGCTGCAGCAGACTTGCACAAACACCACCGGGCTGCGCACTACTACGACGTCTCAGCTATACCGGCCAGCTCCATGA